The following proteins are encoded in a genomic region of Rissa tridactyla isolate bRisTri1 chromosome 5, bRisTri1.patW.cur.20221130, whole genome shotgun sequence:
- the LOC128910726 gene encoding glutathione reductase-like, with product MVPRSCPPPQPLSAAPRRSSGSPSLPAVAIAAGRKLAHRLFEEKQESRLDYRDIPTVVFSHPPIGTVGLTEEEAVATHGKENVKIYSTSFTPLYHAVTQRKVKCVMKLVCAGKEEKVVGLHMQGLGCDEMLQGFAVAIKMGATKADLDNTVAIHPTSAEELVTLH from the exons ATGGTACCGCGgtcgtgtccccctccccagcccctcagcgCTGCCCCGCGCCGCAGCTCaggctccccttccctccctgcagtgGCCATCGCAGCCGGCAGAAAGCTGGCCCACAGGCTCTTTGAGGAGAAGCAGGAGTCCCGGCTGGACTACCGGGACATCCCCACCGTCGTCTTCAGCCACCCGCCCATCGGCACCGTGGGCCTCACGGAAG aggaggccgTGGCCACGCACGGCAAGGAGAACGTGAAGATCTACAGCACGTCCTTCACCCCCTTGTACCACGCCGTCACCCAGAGGAAGGTGAAGTGCGTCATGAAGCTGGTGTGCGCTGGCAAGGAGGAGAAG GTGGTGGGATTGCACATGCAAGGGCTGGGCTGCGACGAAATGCTGCAGGGCTTCGCCGTGGCCATCAAAATGGGGGCCACCAAGGCCGACCTGGACAACACCGTGGCCATTCACCCCACTTCTGCCGAAGAGCTGGTGACGCTGCACTGA